In Oncorhynchus masou masou isolate Uvic2021 chromosome 10, UVic_Omas_1.1, whole genome shotgun sequence, a single genomic region encodes these proteins:
- the ppp1r1c gene encoding protein phosphatase 1 regulatory subunit 1C — MESSMESNSPKKIQFSVPVFQSQLDPQASEHIRKRRPTPATHVIYLPPDLTAADDKHQGEVQSAESSPAQRKHSVYSPPTMKGREPTDCCRGHSEDRDSLPPTRLPQSHTDTLAQADELSGDLPRLADTPRRKDTPYQHQPPFTPGVKLLKSKSKVSFPEEEEKEEEDKHKDPK, encoded by the exons ATGGAGTCCAGCATGGAGTCCAACAGTCCTAAGAAGATCCAGTTTTCTGTGCCTGTGTTTCAGAGTCAGCTGGACCCTCAGGCATCAGAGCAT ATCCGTAAGAGGAGACCTACACCAGCTACCCATGTCATTTATCTTCCACCAGACCTAACTGCAGCAG ATGACAAGCATCAAGGAGAg GTCCAGAGTGCAGAGTCGTCTCCTGCTCAGAGGAAACACAGCGTCTACTCTCCACCCACCATGAAag GCAGAGAGCCCACAGACTGCTGTAGAGGCCACAGTGAGGACAGAGACAGCCTGCCTCCTACCAGACTGCCCCAGTCCCACACAGATACACTGGCCCAAGCAGATGAGCTATCAGGGGATCTGCCGCGACTGGCAGACACACCAAGGCGCAAAGACACCCCCTATCAACACCAGCCTCCCTTTACTCCAG GGGTCAAGCTGCTCAAGAGCAAATCAAAAGTATCCTTCCCtgaggaagaagagaaagaggaggaagacaagCACAAGGATCCAAAGTGA